One part of the Streptomyces nigra genome encodes these proteins:
- a CDS encoding cation:proton antiporter produces the protein MGHADTLLAMGGAFVAAAVLARLGRRIGLPTIPLFMLAGILLGPHTPGLVLVRDAHDFEMLSALGLVLLLFYLGLEFQLDDLRAGGRRLLAAGGVYLLLNVGAGLGFGFALGWGLREALVLAGVLGISSSAIVTKVLVDSGRIAHPETRLILGVTVVEDIFLALYLAALQPVISGAEGMGETILQAAKAFGFLLVLAIAARYGTRLIGRLIAVRDNELLVISFLGAAILVAGVSEVLGVVDAIGAFMVGLILAGTPSGPRIRRLVHPLRDAFAAIFFLAFGLAINPADLVSVAGPVAAAVALTIAMNVVAGLFAARLYRHGPGPTANIATTLLGRGEFALILAAMAATAGLDGRLAPFIASYVLVLAVLGPVLAGRAHLLARVLEAAGAVRPRRRERPSWEGRPPDDREPGPPDDEPAEPSEAAAARSGTP, from the coding sequence GTGGGGCATGCCGACACCCTGCTCGCGATGGGCGGTGCGTTCGTGGCCGCCGCCGTCCTCGCACGCCTCGGCCGCCGGATCGGCCTGCCGACCATTCCGCTCTTCATGCTCGCCGGGATCCTGCTGGGCCCGCACACCCCCGGCCTGGTCCTGGTGCGGGACGCGCACGACTTCGAGATGCTCTCCGCGCTCGGCCTCGTGCTCCTGCTGTTCTACCTCGGTCTGGAGTTCCAGCTCGACGACCTCAGAGCCGGCGGCAGACGTCTGCTCGCGGCGGGCGGCGTCTATCTGCTGCTGAACGTCGGCGCGGGCCTCGGCTTCGGATTCGCCCTGGGCTGGGGGCTGCGGGAGGCGCTGGTCCTCGCCGGGGTCCTCGGCATCTCGTCGTCGGCGATCGTCACCAAGGTGCTCGTCGACTCCGGGCGCATCGCGCACCCGGAGACCCGGCTGATCCTGGGCGTCACCGTGGTGGAGGACATCTTCCTCGCCCTGTACCTGGCGGCGCTCCAGCCCGTGATCAGCGGCGCGGAGGGCATGGGTGAAACGATTCTGCAGGCCGCCAAGGCGTTCGGCTTCCTGCTCGTCCTGGCCATCGCGGCCCGCTACGGGACCCGGCTGATCGGCCGCCTGATCGCCGTACGGGACAACGAGCTGCTGGTCATCAGCTTCCTCGGCGCCGCGATCCTCGTCGCCGGCGTCTCCGAGGTGCTGGGCGTGGTGGACGCCATCGGCGCCTTCATGGTCGGTCTCATCCTTGCCGGGACCCCGTCCGGGCCCCGGATCCGCCGGCTCGTGCACCCGCTGCGGGACGCGTTCGCGGCGATCTTCTTCCTGGCCTTCGGGCTGGCCATCAACCCGGCGGACCTGGTCTCCGTCGCCGGGCCGGTCGCCGCTGCCGTCGCCCTGACGATCGCCATGAACGTGGTCGCCGGACTCTTCGCGGCCCGGCTGTACCGCCACGGGCCCGGGCCCACCGCCAACATCGCCACCACCCTGCTGGGCCGGGGGGAGTTCGCGCTGATCCTCGCCGCGATGGCCGCCACCGCCGGACTCGACGGACGGCTCGCCCCGTTCATCGCCAGCTACGTCCTCGTCCTCGCCGTGCTCGGCCCCGTCCTCGCCGGGCGCGCGCATCTGCTCGCGCGCGTCCTGGAGGCCGCGGGGGCCGTCCGGCCCCGGCGCCGGGAGCGGCCGTCGTGGGAGGGGCGGCCCCCCGACGACCGGGAGCCGGGACCGCCCGACGACGAGCCGGCCGAGCCGTCCGAGGCCGCCGCCGCCCGCTCCGGCACACCGTGA
- a CDS encoding HipA family kinase: protein MLREVVATHYVEPLRSGGSVPGVVEADDLGTYVVKFTGSAQGRKALVAEVIVGELARALGLRFPELVLVHFDPAVADSEPHQEVRDLHTASAGVNLGMDYLPGARDFTPEVAKTFPVDPLEAGRVVWLDALTANVDRTVHSSNLMVWPTLGTVPARLWLIDHGAALVFHHRWDASDPERSYDLRHHALGQYGPDVRAADAELAPKVTEELLRKVVEAVPDAWLAAEPDFGTPGEARDAYVAHLHARVRASAAWLPTGFPTREELAAEESERAARTQRGRPDWLKRVPDLHGKPAPEQDWSVHLK from the coding sequence ATGTTGAGAGAGGTCGTAGCCACCCACTACGTCGAACCCCTGAGGTCCGGCGGCTCCGTCCCCGGCGTCGTCGAGGCCGACGACCTCGGCACCTATGTCGTGAAGTTCACCGGCTCCGCGCAGGGCCGCAAGGCGCTGGTCGCCGAGGTGATCGTCGGCGAGCTGGCCCGCGCGCTCGGCCTGCGTTTCCCCGAACTGGTCCTGGTGCACTTCGACCCCGCCGTCGCCGACAGCGAGCCGCACCAGGAGGTGCGGGACCTGCACACCGCCAGCGCCGGGGTCAACCTCGGCATGGACTATCTGCCGGGCGCCCGGGACTTCACCCCCGAGGTCGCGAAGACGTTCCCCGTGGACCCGCTGGAGGCGGGCCGCGTCGTCTGGCTGGACGCGCTCACCGCGAACGTCGACCGGACCGTGCACAGCTCGAACCTGATGGTCTGGCCGACCCTGGGCACCGTCCCGGCCCGGCTCTGGCTGATCGACCACGGCGCGGCCCTGGTCTTCCACCACCGCTGGGACGCCTCCGACCCCGAGCGGTCCTACGATCTGCGCCACCACGCGCTCGGCCAGTACGGCCCCGATGTGCGCGCCGCCGACGCGGAGCTGGCGCCGAAGGTGACCGAGGAACTGCTGCGGAAGGTCGTGGAGGCGGTCCCGGACGCCTGGCTGGCCGCCGAACCGGACTTCGGCACGCCCGGCGAGGCCCGCGACGCCTATGTCGCGCATCTGCACGCGCGCGTGCGGGCGTCCGCCGCGTGGCTGCCCACCGGCTTCCCCACCCGGGAGGAGCTGGCCGCCGAGGAGAGCGAGCGGGCGGCGAGGACACAGCGAGGCCGGCCGGACTGGCTCAAGCGGGTCCCCGACCTGCACGGCAAGCCCGCCCCGGAACAGGATTGGTCGGTGCACCTGAAATGA
- a CDS encoding SelT/SelW/SelH family protein, with translation MSGRVEIEYCTQCGWLPRAAWLAQELLTTFEAELSELALRPGKGGVFVVRVDGEPVWDRREQGFPEPTAVKRAVRDRVAPGKPLGHSDKTGPDAVSP, from the coding sequence ATGAGCGGCCGCGTCGAGATCGAGTACTGCACCCAGTGCGGCTGGCTGCCCCGCGCGGCCTGGCTGGCGCAGGAACTGCTCACCACCTTCGAGGCGGAGCTGTCCGAGCTGGCCCTGAGGCCGGGCAAGGGCGGAGTCTTCGTCGTCCGGGTCGACGGCGAGCCCGTCTGGGACCGGCGCGAGCAGGGCTTCCCCGAGCCCACGGCGGTCAAACGCGCCGTACGCGACCGAGTGGCCCCGGGGAAGCCCCTGGGCCACTCGGACAAGACCGGTCCGGACGCCGTCAGCCCCTGA